Below is a window of Gammaproteobacteria bacterium DNA.
GCCCACCCCCAGGGCCGAGAGGGCCTCCAACTGCAAAGCGCTCTCCCGGGCCTGTTCCATGAGCAGGCTTTCGGTGATTTCCAGTTCCAGGTGGCAACCGGCCGGCGCCTCGCCGCAATCCCCGGCCAGATCTTCCACCAAGGGCAGCAAGGCGGGGGATTTGAGCTGCAAGGGGGAGACGTTGACCGCCACGCTGAAGGGGCAGACGCCCTCCGCCCACCAGCGTCGGGCCTGCTGGCAGGCACTGCGCAAGACCCATTCACCCACCGGCACAATGAGCCCCGTCTCTTCCAGCAGGGGAATAAAGTCCAACGGGGAGACCACGCCCAGGGCGGGGTGTTCCCAGCGCAGCAGAGCTTCCACGCCCACGATCCTGCCGCTGGCCACACTGACCTGGGGCTGGTAGTGAAGACAAAACTCGTCCCGTTCCAGGGCCCGGCGCAACTGCGTCTCCAGGCTCAAACGTTCCAGGGCCTTGGCGGTCATCTCCGCCTTGAAAAACTGGTAGGTGTTGCGGCCTTTTTCCTTGGCCCGGTAAAGGGCGGTATCGGCGTGCTTCAGCAAGGTGCCGGCATCGAGTCCGTCGGCGGGGTAAACGCCGATGCCCACACTGGCGGTGAGGAACAGCTCCCGGGCATCG
It encodes the following:
- a CDS encoding GGDEF domain-containing protein, with translation DARELFLTASVGIGVYPADGLDAGTLLKHADTALYRAKEKGRNTYQFFKAEMTAKALERLSLETQLRRALERDEFCLHYQPQVSVASGRIVGVEALLRWEHPALGVVSPLDFIPLLEETGLIVPVGEWVLRSACQQARRWWAEGVCPFSVAVNVSPLQLKSPALLPLVEDLAGDCGEAPAGCHLELEITESLLMEQARESALQLEALSALGVGIALDDFGTGYSSLSYLKRFPIDKVKIDRAFIDEVSSDPGDAAIATAIIAMAHTLNKEVVAEGVENEDQLAFLRARGCDKWQGFLKSRAVPATAVTTMLAAQVPPRREPGPSQSD